In the Candidatus Bathyarchaeia archaeon genome, one interval contains:
- a CDS encoding ABC transporter permease, whose amino-acid sequence MAVSTILRSVKQAIWVGWKVETNWADPLVFSIYYVIRPLAGLLIVGFVFLIGSAVAGAFRPEYFAYMFIGNTFFIYVLQVTMTMGFLIHEDRSHYEVLRHIYLSPGSLPYYILGRALNGVLNASISLVLTIGLGVLIFQGLIGISLPIDWLSANYPAVALSLVVGTACMISIGFIFSGINLVTARIQFALPDYVSGIFYLLGGVVFPPEILPSWAQSVSNALPITYFLQAVRSSFGLAQPYDTLGADLLYLGLTTVVTAVVGALVFKAAEYKARKDGLIDRKEEY is encoded by the coding sequence GTGGCAGTGAGCACAATCCTCAGGTCTGTTAAGCAAGCGATCTGGGTTGGCTGGAAGGTTGAGACAAACTGGGCTGATCCTTTGGTGTTTTCCATTTATTACGTTATAAGACCGTTAGCGGGCTTGCTTATCGTTGGTTTCGTTTTCCTCATTGGCAGCGCTGTTGCGGGGGCGTTTAGGCCTGAGTATTTTGCGTACATGTTCATTGGAAACACTTTTTTCATCTATGTGTTGCAGGTTACGATGACTATGGGTTTTCTGATTCATGAGGATCGTTCGCATTATGAGGTTTTGAGGCATATTTATCTCTCTCCGGGTTCGTTGCCTTACTATATTTTGGGTAGAGCCTTGAATGGCGTGTTGAATGCTTCGATTTCGCTGGTTTTGACTATTGGTTTGGGGGTGTTGATTTTTCAGGGGTTGATTGGAATTAGCCTGCCTATTGATTGGTTGAGTGCCAATTATCCAGCTGTAGCGTTGAGCTTAGTAGTGGGCACGGCTTGTATGATTTCTATTGGTTTCATTTTTTCGGGCATCAACCTAGTGACTGCGAGAATTCAGTTTGCCTTGCCTGATTATGTTTCAGGTATTTTCTATCTGTTGGGCGGAGTTGTATTTCCTCCGGAGATATTGCCGTCTTGGGCTCAAAGCGTGTCGAATGCTCTGCCTATTACTTATTTTCTGCAGGCTGTGAGGTCTTCGTTTGGTTTGGCTCAGCCTTATGACACTTTAGGTGCAGACTTGCTTTACTTGGGTTTGACAACTGTCGTGACCGCGGTTGTTGGCGCGCTTGTCTTCAAAGCTGCTGAATACAAGGCTCGGAAAGATGGACTCATAGATCGTAAAGAAGAGTATTAA